The Macadamia integrifolia cultivar HAES 741 unplaced genomic scaffold, SCU_Mint_v3 scaffold2111, whole genome shotgun sequence genome contains the following window.
gacatcaaggtgtatagtcgaaagaagaagaagactcaaCCAGATCCATCTTTGTGGTTGAAggattaaacaagaaagaagaaggaaagagaagaaacaagaaagaagaaggaaagagaggagtcgaaccagccttccagcgctgggttcgacccccccttgtcctcccattcagcagatcttgtggaccccaccaaatcttatttgattatagtactttgctttaattctagtgttatttgattgttttacataattaggaaactaggacttctttctattggtctattaggtagttttttatttcaagcaattgagtttctaaatatcttttttttatttttgaaagtttattctatttaagtgtaaggccattggccattgtttgCAATTAATGAATGTGAATTGAAAAACAGCCAAGAAGCAaagcccccacccctctcacgattctctctctccttcaatctcgtctttctcactttctctctcgcctttttcctctctttattctctcggctctctcttctctcttctctcttgtctcacctccctctctttttttttcattctttttttttttctgtcactGTTGCTGTTACTCACTGCTACTGTTACACACTGCTGCTGTtactcactgctgctgctactctcTGTTGTTGTTTACTTTCGGCTGCTGTTTACTCTctgctgctgctgatctcctttcaatgaaCGGATTACTGTTGGTTGTACCTGCTGTCCGTGAGTTGCTGAGAGCCCCAACATCATTCACCAAGCTACATCGACAATACTGAGGATCTCTATACAACTGGCTGGACTTGTCCTCATCAACCAAAAGTGtactgcatctctttattttggaggaccttggtctcttcttttctcctcagacctGGACAGCAGCAAGGTAAttcattaaactaaaccctctcCACCTCTAATAATCCCTATTATATGTTGCAGCCtattaacattgaaaccagccttagccttttgtttatgcctattttacccattgttttaagacatttcgtcactgttatgtctccaaaacccttgctgattttctattttagttggttgctagaggacattgattgtttgcatatctaatttgggtgtctagattgatttgtgttgAACCTAATGTtcgtatgacgtttgttcccttccccatgtccccacttgaagcttaagtaaaagtttgtgtttttccgtctagattattattgctttttgctactttgtttattagtctcattttattttgcatgcttaatcttgtttgctgagtttctttttgtcctatagacctaagtcccttgagttaaccctacctagttagttaatcttgtaggagacctagtcacctaggaaccccctacatcacatCTATGTGGACAACCCCATGGATACATTTGACAATGTTGAGGTTGAGCACGTGGGGTTCATCATCCCCTTGAATTACCTTGAAGAGTGTCGACCATGCGTCTATGACTACATCCATACATTCAAAGAGACCCAAAATTTTCTATGGATTGAAGATGGATGTGCAGCATCTACATTCACCCTTACATTCttcaaaattcgaggacgattATTTTCTAAGAGtgggagagttgatgtagatcaaagaaTGAGGAAGAAGGGAGTGAACAGAAAACATTGTTCATGAGTTCTAAAATGAAAAGATTGCTCATGAGTCACttttcacgtgaacagtactgTTCATTTGAACAATCCTAGTGACCCATATGGTCCTTCTAGAAGCATGCCAACTGTCCCATCTGATTTGGAAGAAAGAAGTATAGAAAAGTTGAAGAGTTGCTTATCAATTTGAGCAATAGTAGTTCCTaggttttgtttccttttttggtttttcttcgTTAGCAAGTTAGTATTATTTGTTAGGAGTAGTAGGagttcctatttttatttttacttgatTGCCAAGTAGTTGGGTTTTAGGAAAGATTAGTCTTTAagtcttattttctattttcatgttagattcctttttggtttactttctaaattttaAGGTTGTACATTCTCCTATATGAATTTACAGCCATTGCTGCTCCTTATTCCTAAGCAACAGTTGGGATAGTTGTGAGTGAGAGGCccaagctgagatagccattcccctacccccccctcttcttctacAATCAACTTCTATACTTAGCTCTCTACTTTCtacttttatttattcaatatTATTGTGAGAGCAAAGTCCCAACCATTGTTGAACAAGGAGCACACAACCAAGCTACTGAATCCAGTTATAGGGCTTTCCCGGAAAGAATGTTCGAGGGCATATCTCCCAAACCAGGTCTTTGATTGGTGAacgattttgagggtttgtgaGGACCTTAGAAGGACCACTTGATCTAAATTTGAGGATCATCCGACGCTTCCAGCCTAGTGAATcaccaaaagtttcctttttcatgccAGCGTCATAACTCACTACTCAGTTGGCGGAATCAGCTCAAATTTTGAGAGTTTGTTTGTCTACATAGGACCTACAATCAACCCAATTTCAGCCCTAAAGGAACCCTATTTGGTGAGATGCAATTATGCAAGTTTTGACCTAAATCTAAGTATATTTTCAATTCTGTTCTTATTGTTGAATCTGATCTATTCCAAGTCATGTTGGAGTTTATGATGGATCCTATTGGGACTGATTACCTTGATAATCAATCTTAcatcacagagagagagagagagagagagagagtttactTTCTTCTATGCTTGTATTGTTTATTTGTTTAACCCTTACATGTAAAGAAATAATACTATAATTTGGATAGTAATGAACCACAATCTCAACAGCTGAAAAGGCATTTTCTAAATCCCCATTACTCTCTTGTTGCTATTTTCGTAAATTTTGAATCATAAGGAAAATCAAGCCTGTTTTAATGGTTCTCGATACTTTGTCAATAATTTATGTACTCTTTCTATGTATCCTCCCACTATCCACTTAATTTCACTCAAATTTAAACATTTCGGCATTAACTTTCCATGAGATTTCAAGCTCTCACTGCGCTGAAATGAACAGAAAATTTAAGATTTCAACTTTTCATAAAACCAAATTTCCTATGGCAAGAACATATCTTCTTTCCTTGAGGAATCCATTTCCACAATCTACCTAATCAGTTAGTCTGATATTTTAATTAAGGGAGAAAAAACCCTACCGGTCTGGCATAGGGAACTTCCAGACACAGCCCCCGCTCCCCAGGGTTGTGTCTGGGCATTCCCAACACGTCAGAGTTCCTCCTACTTTTATGTTATTTCATCACATTTTATAGTGTAGATATCTTTGTTGGTACCAATAAATGGTGCACTACTGCACTCCTCACTTTTTTGTTATTTGGTGCATGGGAACCAATCATGCTTCAGCGTAACTATAGTGAAAAAGGAGGAAGTACTACATAAATTGGGCAGTAAAGAggggcacaaaaaaaaaaatattgctgAATAATTAAAGTTTAACAAAAGAGATTGTACCCGGTCAATGGTTAGTGGAGGCTCGTGAGTTGCTGTAGCTGAAAGCACTGATGCAAGAACTTGGGTTTCTAATTCAAGGCTCAATTAATTTATCCtgcaaaaacaaaacaactatAAGAAAAGTTCATATTCCCATTAAACATAAGACAATGCGTGAAGTTTGAGAAACATAAGACAATGCTTGGAGTTTGagcataattttattttagaaaagcAGCTATCAGAGAAATTTCTATCCTGCCTTCATCAAGAGAAACTCGCAATTTGCATCTGCTAATTAAGCCTCCTGGAGAAACTTGGGTAAATAAACAACATGTCTGATATCTGTGGTACTGCTTGAGGGGAAATCCTATGAAAAGTGATTAgccttatttattttattcatcttaTAACACTCCTGTATTATAAGTTCTATTCTTACTAAGAACTATTAAGTCGTGAGAAGCTTGAGATATTCATACTTTCATTGCCTttgtccattttctttttctcttattcaccccccctcccctcccctctctctcgCTAGCTCTTTTAGCCTGATTTTCCTCAAACAAGCATGGAACGAATATGGATAACTAATGGCAGAGACATTCACAGACAAAGATAGAGCGAGTAACGTAGGAGAATTTTGTAGGGAAACAGGAATATGGATTCAGGGCATCACACAATCAAGAAACACTGTAACTTAGGCAATAAAAGAAACCGCAAGAGAAATTAAGAAGTGGTGATCGAATAGGGGAGAAGATGGTCTAAGAAACAGAGAAATTGCAGCTTCAGGCACTACCCAATAATAGTAAAGAGAAAGTAACTGtgtgtgggagagagagagagagagagagggtcagGAGGTGGGAGATTGAAGGGCCTGCTGTTTCAATGGGGTGAGAGAGAGGAGATGTGTACATACCTGTGTAAGGCGAGATGCTCTGGGGAAGACGTGCACCTTCAATGGCGATTTGAAGAAGATCGTGCAAATTATATCTTGGCTCTCAGCATAAATCATGGACTATTGCCTAAGTAAGAGATGGAAACAGGTAAACAAGGCTTCCTCTCGTAGGCTTAAGATTTCTCAATTATATTAAACAATAGATGGGTTTAAGCATTAACAGGGACAAATCCAAATTGATTATCACAAAAAATAACTAAacccattaaaaataaataaataaaataaaataaaataaaattattgatCCATGGAGTCTCAATACGATTAaacagaggaggagaagaaagtaGGAAATCCATTGGCTTATTAAAGaagccatgaatagaaaatcTCTTCAACTCCAAAATCAAATATTCAGAACTGAAATCCCCTCAAtcaataatgaaatttttgaaagaCAGGTAAGATCCTAGGAAGGAAGATACCTTGCAGCGTCGTAACACACACGGCTGACCTCCAAGAGGCCAATAGCGGTCGTTGTCCGGAAGTTGGTATTTTTCCCTCcccactttctctccctcttttataGGAATCCATTCCCTCAATTGTTATCATAAAAGCCAAATTGTGCtaatgaaataggaaactagatTCCTATAGGATTCCTTTCCGTCTGATAACCCTCTGGTCCTGGGCTCTATATAGAGGAATCCTAtccactctcactctctcactctccctATCACACTCCAACTACCCTTCATCGCTTCCTATAAACCAGTCCTTCTAACCCCCTCTCTCCTGCAAAACCCTTATCACATTGTATTGTTCTATCGAAAAAGGCCCCAATACAGGATCAAGGTAAGTCTTGTTACTTCTTTAATCTTAAAACTTCTTCATCAAGTTCCCTGCttgaaattttgttgttgtGCTTCCAATTTCTTTTAGACTTAGAATAATCAAATAATGACTATGGCTTCAGCCgcttgtgaaccctaggatagTGCCATGGATTTAGATAAactttttccatattttatcGTCCAACCATTTTGCAATATTTTTAAGCAATTAatcaatgagaattttttttttttttcttttcttttcttctttttattaattCAAAATCGTGGGCTATAAATCAACCttgtcctttatttataataaaaccaGTTACAGCCTAAGATCTTCTAGAGACATCCCAATTTGAAAAGAAATCCTACCTTTAATTGGTTACAAAATAAAGAGTCCTAATTACAATAGCAAATCTACTTAAAAATGTAAACTCTTAAGATCTTatttaatgaaagaaaatacactttctaaaatagaaactatgaaagaaaaagaaattctaaaaaatCTTCTTAGAATCTGCGGTGAGCTAGAGTACTGCCCAATACGAGTAGATgaatttattttcagtttctaGGTAGAACAATCGATTGCTTGTTAGTTGGAATCGATAGATATAAGGGATTGCGACACTCCTCTTAAAATCTCAGTTTTGTTGGTGGCTGATCAAAGGAGTTCTACCCTCTAAACCAAAGTTGTATTATTGCTGATTCTGTTGCTGCTGCAGGTTAAAgatgattttcttctcaaaaaaccccttttaatttctctttccttgctTCCATTTTGTAGCCTTGACTTcttataatttcaatttttttcatttcgaAACCCATAACCAGTAACTAATTTACAAGGTGGTTTAACTGTATTCATGAATTTTGATCCATGCAAGATGCAATATTTTGGATTCCACTGATATGTAAGTTTCTTATTCAAGTCTGTTTTGTTGTTCACATGAGCTATACGTCTAATACTATTATTTGGAATTCTACTGATGTTTAAATGGTTATCAAACAATATCATCTGTAGCCTTTTTAGAGAAATTAAAGGAGGACCCAAACTTATAAGCATTACTCTAACCAAAGTAAGGAGAAACTAAGAGGAAGTACTAGGTATagcaaaaaatttcaaaccttCTTGGCATCATTCATCTAGCCTAACTGAGGGCTCCTTATAAACCAGATCAACCAATGCCACTCTTACTTGTAGGGGCATAATCAGATTAGAGCACATCTATTAATCATGTAAAAAAAGAGCAACttggtgcatgaggctcccgctactacaAGGTCTAGGAGAGGCAAAGGCAAGTGTACACAACCATACCCCTTACTTACGCTCTCCTCTCTCCCATATCTGATCATCATTTAATCTTTATGAAATCATCCCAGCCCTGTATTCAGGAAGCCTATTTGTTCTGGGAATTACACCATTATTATTGTTACATTTTCACTTGTACTTCTAACTTATTCATGATAATTGTAAGATTAATATTATAGCCTTCGGTTTCTCTCCCTTTTATTCAGTGAGAAGCTTTGAATACGTGGTACATTAATATGATCCGTTATTTGATACAGGTGAGTGTGTTCTGATTTGTCTGTCAATTTAGGTGGTCACTTTCTCAGAAAGCAAAGTAGTCCATGGCAAAAGCAACCAAAGAAACATGTGGGGAGACAGTCAATCAGGACCAGTCAGAAACTAGAGGATATTGGTATCTATTAGTTACTTGTAAATCTGCATTCTACCACTTATACCAGTATCTTTACAAGCAAAAGAACATTTGCTTCTCTATTTTCCATCAAAGAAGAAACGAAGAATCACTTTGGTCTGATGATCTTCCAGAGGAGGTTTTGGGTTTGATAAAATTGCATCTCTTTGGACAGGACTACTGCTCTTTTTGTGCTGTTTGTAGAACATGGCGATCCAAGGGCAATCCATTCCCACTACATATTACTCCAAGTACGTCAATGACCCAATCTCCATGGCTTGTGTATCTTGAGGAAGAGGACCACGTAATGAATATGTTTCATCCCTTATTTAGAGGCAGTCTCATAAAAATTCCAGGACTATCTGACTCAAGAATATGCTCCTCAAGCGATGGTTGGTTACTTATGTGGCAATATTCAAGGCGAGTGTTCTTTCTCAATCCCTTCAATAAGACTATGATTGAACTACCGGATTTTCCGCGCCAAGAATGGGATACATtactagaaaaggaaaaatggcCGTACATGCATTTGCCAGCATTCTCATTCTCATCCCCACCAACCTCTTCGAATTGTATAGTCTTTGGCATCGCAAAATCACTTTGGGCTGATGAAGTTTCTATTTGCATAATCCATCACGGAGAAGCAAGCTGGACTATTCACAAGTATATAGCCAATAATCTACCATTCATGCTATCAAATGCCAATCCTGTTTTCCATAATGGGCTTGTTTACTGccttggtgaagatggaaaTCTTGGAGTTTTTGATCCACACAAGGATGATAGAAGGGAAGAATGCAATTGGACTGTTCTTGATCATCCCCATACACCACCTTTTGTTTTAACTATTGCAGATGGTAACCGTTTTTTGGTCCAATGTAATGGTAATCTCTTCTCAGTGTTTCAGGGTCATATGGGAAAAGGTGTCTCTGTTTTCAGTCTGGATCATCAGACGATGACCTGGAATCAAGTCCAAGATTTGGAAGATCACATGTTATTCCTTGCAAGTCAAACTTCGCTCTCGGTAGAAATGGCCAAGGCATTCGATGGAATGGGTGACAAGATCTACTTCCCCATATTCCCCATTTCTTCTTGTGATAGTAGTAGTAGCAGAGGAGGCATGATCAATTCCTGTTCCTGTGTCTTCTATTCTCTAAGTACTGAAATGTACCATACTTTTGGCACTAGTCATTCAAGCCTAGACATATGTGGAATGAAAATTCGGAGAAATTGTGCTTGGATTGAACCCAATTTTGTCATACCTTCTAGTAAGGACCTTAAATGGGGTTTGAAATCGTCCACTAATTAAATAAAGTATTAGCTTAtgtgttcattttttttattcgtTGTACTACaacattttttgtattttttttttttagttcaatTATTGTTAACATGTTATTAGATTCTCTATTACAAACTTGCTTTAGCTTATTTGtctttttttagttttgttttCGGTGAAACTGATAAGATTTAATTAGTAGTAAGTGGGGAAAAGGGGGTTGAAGGGTGAAagaacacaaaaagaataaacagGGACTGAGGGATATCACTAAAAGGTGATGGTTTTTAGGTGAAATCAGGATGATCTTACCTAGTTCCCACCCATAGTGTGAGAGCAGATGCAGGAAAGAAAGCGCAGTAGTGAACAAGTGAAACATTTCCTAAAATTGAGTGTGGCTCCAGAGTATTCACTTAGATTCAAGGTCGTGGACTctttaggatgtgtttggttgtataatTCGTTGGAGTTTTATTTCTGATTTGGCATAACTTCCATAGAGAGTGTTTCTGTTgaatgttatttatttttgagataTTCTGAAAAAGTGTTTGGTTACTCATAGTTCTGTTAGGTATTTCTTCcttaaaactgtttggttaacCTAAATCTATGAAAATGATACTGTAGAATAAATCATTAAAAACTGTATGGTTACTAAATCTGTCATTTTGATTCTCTAGGTCTAATCATAAAAAACTGTCGAGTTATTCTAACTCCATCAGTTAATAGTGTTTAAaaataagccaaaaaaaaaaattgaataaataaaaagtatcCGTACTTAGTAActtaaattaatattttatttttataagttGACATAATTGAATATGACATTAATTAAATTGATAATGTGCACAGAATCGACGAAGATGGATTGGCAGTAGGAAACAAATTTGCCCAAATTAAGTTATTTTTGAGATTCATTAACATCGTTGATTACAAAACCTAGTTATTTAATTTCCGAACAGAATTTTATGGAATTTTACAAATAAAATTCAGtctgaatcaaagaaaaaattctaaaaaattctcaaattttatagatttttttttttttaatttaagaatAATTCAGCCAAACCgaattttatcccatgtaaaaaaaaatttatcttgaataagtcaataagcctttagaaaatagtgtgattattatgcatttattatcctaatgttacttttcttctttttttttaatagaaactgACAAAGCTTATCTTTCGTGAGataatctctcacacttctaccaaaaaaaaatctctcaccctATTTTGGTTTGACGAAGTCTCACAGgtgttactctctctctctctctctagtaaGGTGAACATGCATCATGGGTGACATGGACCTAGCTGAATTTGTGTTCAGTCCCCCCTCTCAGtctttctctgattcaattatttgagtaatagggAATAAgtttagcggaaaaaaaaaaagctaaatatattattttttatctttaaaatttaaaatttttatttttatatcatttgtgtggtatgtacatatgataattgatagataatatgaaataatattgtaaatattaaaaatagcATCCGATTTTTTTGTCCATTTTTTATCTTTGTAACatataattcccgaatccaaactcgaattttattatctccgcTTTTTTTACCAATATTTTGACCGAATTCTTTGAATTAATGAAACTAATTAATCCAAATAATTCTTTatccgaataattcccaaatccgaatttaataactatgattACAGAAAGATATTCATTAACGTCTTTGACTATTGCCACTTCATCAAAAAGACCCCCAAGTCAGAATGTTTATCTGACCTCAGTGAGTTGATCCACTTGGTTGACCCGATCCCATCCTCTTTTTCATGAGTCCAAATTGTTCGCAGCGAGCGGTGAAGTGCAATTagcatccaatggctgggagGGTCTGTCCATGCACCCTAGTCGTtagatgctcactgcacctcactgcAGATGATTTTGATGCCTTCTCAACCATCGTTTGCCGCAACCATGGTCTCGGTAGGAACACGCAATAATGCATGTATCTGATGCGTAGACCACTGTCCTTTTGGGTTTGGTTGCTGCTATCAAGACATAAAACTTTGATCGAGATGGAGATGCTCCTGTGTCAGTTACTATTCCACCTATATCAAACGAAGGAAAGTTTCCGGATTAGATTGATAGTGGAGAGGTAGCAAATCTAGGCGCTCTCTCTTCTTTGTCCTCTCTCTTCATTAAATATCTGGGTCCCCATTCTCTCAACTCATTAATATACTATTTTTCTCTTCACATTGACTTAGCGTGTAAGATGCTAATTTAGACAAGCAACATGTAGATCCCTCTCTCATCTTTCTATTAAAAGTTGTATTTACTTACATTTAAATTGATTAGATTGGCCCTTCCAGTCGTTATAGTAGTGGAAgcccttgtgcactgggttgctctttctTTATAATGGTGTTTTGAGGCAAGGCATCATTTTTTCTGCCATAAATTGAGGTGTAGTTTATGCTCCTCTAAAGGAATCTCACACAagtaagagaaaagagaactaGCTTCACCATGAAACCattcatatacatatatatatatatatatatatattggtctCAAGGTTATGGTGTAGTTAGTTTCAAGCATGATACCTTCATATGTCCTCAGCTCTTCTTAAGTGCATGATCCCAGATAGTATGAACCTTGGATCTTgtacgaatttttttttttttttttttgtcataattCCTTTAAGAGAATTATTTTAAGGGGAGGGATTTTATGCAAAATCACATAAGGTGGGGACGAGTTACAAAGTGTCAAATAATGGGGTTTTCAATGAACTTGTGAGAAGTGGGCAAAACTATGCACGAAACCTTTTGCCATACTTTATAAAGAAGTTATTTTTTTACTAACCTAGTTGTGCAAAGGTGATGTTCCAGGCATAACCTATTTGCAAATAGTCATAGAATCTAAAGAAACTGAATATTTACATTATGAGAGTAGCGGTGTCAATTGGTCCAGTTTCTAATAGGTTTCAGGCTCATGAGGCCAGGACAGAATCGATTAATTAACTAATCAATCCTATATATTGAAAAATAGGGCTAATTAACAATCAATCCAGTTGATTTCAATTCTTTATTGATCCTAAACCGGTCTAAGGCAGGATGACCGATCAACTGAGCCTAAAGAGATTTTTTAGCCCATGCATCCAATCTTATGATACAATTTGAtcctataaaagaaaaaaaaggggaggNNNNNNNNNNNNNNNNNNNNggagggggagggggatggggatggggagaAAGAACCCCGTCATTCTAGTGTTGTCTACGTCTCTTATGTTGttgtatggttgtccttgttgggcAACCCGACTACGTggcagtgatgatgtggccaatttgggtgacgtggtaaaaagtgatgacatggcaaCGTTGAGTGCATCGATGAGATACCATAGCCACATTGTGTGTatagagtgatttgattcatccATGGTAAGTGGTGagggtttctaggtcaaaactgacaaaattgatCTATTTAAGCTAGGGAGCATTTTCGGCAgtgaaaaagatatttttagAAGACCGTTTCTTCCTAAAaaagatatattgtaatttatctagttcagtgcatttgatttcgtcgcATTCCAATAcagtatgaagaagttacgacatttatGGCATTCGAGAGAAATTTcagtattgaagatgaattttttaaaagaagttttctccatgtaatgatacgaaaaaaatttgatctttccaacggttctgatttcatcgcattctgattccgtatgagaaagatgcaacATTAGAAAAGACTAGGggcattttattctttttacatgactgagtcagatgatcaggtcttctgaaaagttgtaAAGTGTCCAGTCATGGGTCCAACGCACTTCTTTTTGTTTCAATTGAAAATcgtatgaaaaaattacatgtgtTTTCGTGAAGCTGGTACGAAAATCCAATCCAAAATGGTCAAATATCTCTCGGCCAGTTCATGTGGTTTTTGGATATATAACTTTGAGCTGAGGGGCCTTTGTAAATTTTTACAAGGTCAGGGCCTTGGATGTTAGTAGAAAAAGGTGGGTCAACTTTGGTACTTCACACGCGCATCATCTTCAAAGATTCTGTTTTAAGAGATCTCATCAATGTAGATTTGATCCAAAGATCAAGATACGAATTAGATAGTCTGCATCTATCTCACctttttgtgagtgggagacaagttCCCCTAAAATCCGGAAAAAATGTCAATGAAAAAACGACAACAAAAAGTAGAATGATCGCTTATGTCAACATGACATCAGCAATCAACTCTACTTTGATCAATTGATTTTGATGTGATGGCTAATATTCAAGATCCATTACATGGATCTAATATAGGCGCCTTTTTTATAAAATGAATGGCTCAGATCGCGTCGCTGCTTCCTACGCCGCCAGCGTACACCAAGCCATCCtccgaagattctatttctaaCTTTCTTGTTAGCCCAACTTCGAAaagccatatctccctcatcccaACTCTGATTaaggtgattcaagttggagattcttcatcattGCAAGCTCTACACActagagggaagaaatcaggcagaggggttgCAGAGGTGGTCAAAAAAATTGAGTTGAAACTCATAGAAGGCTTAGGGTCTGAaggaaagacttccatcctcttgcacttgaaccatagcccccattagaggcttagaaAGTTGCTGGAAGCTAAGACaacaagctctattggttgttgctaagagaaagaaaaatgaaaaggaaaaaaaagagaaaagggggaaatagagaagaagtcttcccctctttttgtatgtcttgaatgcctctcaagaaagattttttgaagcccaattaatggagtttgatggttcttgttgagaaaTCCTCTTACAATTGAACCacagcccccattagaggcttggGAAGCTACCGAAAGCCAAGacagcaagctctattggttgttgctaagagaaagaaaaagaaaagggaaaagaagagaagaagagggaaatagagaagaagttttcccctctctttgtgtgtgtcttgaattcctctcaagaaagattttctcaagcccaattaatggagtttgatagTTCTTATAGAGAATATTATTTctccattaaagctttatttacaaggaatactagaagaggagaagtaatgacagagagagagagagagagagagagaaggtgtcacaccccgttctcacagaaccgggccagtgactgggttaacaccggttaacccaaacctgccaggatcatcagatactgtattccaccacagcatacacacaactaataaaaggttatcagatcagcggaagacttggtttacctgtgaatattctcataatagttgatacccga
Protein-coding sequences here:
- the LOC122065746 gene encoding F-box/kelch-repeat protein At1g57790-like isoform X2; this encodes MTQSPWLVYLEEEDHVMNMFHPLFRGSLIKIPGLSDSRICSSSDGWLLMWQYSRRVFFLNPFNKTMIELPDFPRQEWDTLLEKEKWPYMHLPAFSFSSPPTSSNCIVFGIAKSLWADEVSICIIHHGEASWTIHKYIANNLPFMLSNANPVFHNGLVYCLGEDGNLGVFDPHKDDRREECNWTVLDHPHTPPFVLTIADGNRFLVQCNGNLFSVFQGHMGKGVSVFSLDHQTMTWNQVQDLEDHMLFLASQTSLSVEMAKAFDGMGDKIYFPIFPISSCDSSSSRGGMINSCSCVFYSLSTEMYHTFGTSHSSLDICGMKIRRNCAWIEPNFVIPSSKDLKWGLKSSTN
- the LOC122065746 gene encoding F-box/kelch-repeat protein At1g57790-like isoform X1; the protein is MAKATKETCGETVNQDQSETRGYWYLLVTCKSAFYHLYQYLYKQKNICFSIFHQRRNEESLWSDDLPEEVLGLIKLHLFGQDYCSFCAVCRTWRSKGNPFPLHITPSTSMTQSPWLVYLEEEDHVMNMFHPLFRGSLIKIPGLSDSRICSSSDGWLLMWQYSRRVFFLNPFNKTMIELPDFPRQEWDTLLEKEKWPYMHLPAFSFSSPPTSSNCIVFGIAKSLWADEVSICIIHHGEASWTIHKYIANNLPFMLSNANPVFHNGLVYCLGEDGNLGVFDPHKDDRREECNWTVLDHPHTPPFVLTIADGNRFLVQCNGNLFSVFQGHMGKGVSVFSLDHQTMTWNQVQDLEDHMLFLASQTSLSVEMAKAFDGMGDKIYFPIFPISSCDSSSSRGGMINSCSCVFYSLSTEMYHTFGTSHSSLDICGMKIRRNCAWIEPNFVIPSSKDLKWGLKSSTN